A single window of Methanoregula sp. DNA harbors:
- a CDS encoding multiprotein bridging factor aMBF1: protein MQCEMCGETIRGMAKLVRVEGAELQVCGRCEKYGTEVQQPKRTDVRRPVAGPVSAARPAAVPLARRKRDLFDFMEGEIVDDYAARIRNARMAKGLSQKDLAMQMKEKEHLVKKIENAELIPEEGVRKKLEKALEIRLIEGPVESTEKKVADKLAPTLGDVTIIRKVKK, encoded by the coding sequence ATGCAGTGCGAAATGTGCGGGGAAACGATCCGCGGGATGGCAAAACTTGTACGGGTCGAAGGGGCTGAACTGCAGGTCTGCGGCAGGTGCGAAAAATATGGCACCGAGGTGCAGCAGCCAAAGAGGACTGATGTCCGCCGTCCGGTTGCCGGCCCGGTGTCAGCGGCCAGGCCTGCGGCCGTCCCTTTAGCCCGCCGGAAACGGGACCTCTTTGACTTCATGGAAGGCGAGATCGTCGATGATTATGCGGCCCGGATCAGGAATGCCCGCATGGCAAAAGGCCTCTCCCAGAAAGACCTTGCGATGCAGATGAAAGAGAAAGAGCATCTCGTAAAAAAGATCGAGAACGCGGAACTGATCCCTGAAGAGGGTGTGCGCAAAAAACTGGAAAAGGCGCTTGAGATCCGGCTGATCGAAGGCCCGGTTGAGAGTACGGAGAAGAAAGTGGCAGACAAGCTCGCCCCGACCCTGGGCGACGTGACAATTATCAGGAAAGTGAAGAAATAA
- a CDS encoding type II toxin-antitoxin system RelE/ParE family toxin, whose amino-acid sequence MAKKLRGLAKNPEIGKPLRNRLKGTRRFHIGHYVLVFKIEKKKQQIILIDFAHHDEVY is encoded by the coding sequence GTGGCGAAGAAATTACGGGGACTGGCAAAAAACCCGGAGATTGGCAAGCCCCTCAGGAACCGGCTGAAGGGCACACGGCGCTTTCACATCGGCCATTACGTACTTGTTTTTAAAATCGAAAAGAAAAAGCAGCAGATTATCCTCATCGATTTTGCGCATCACGACGAAGTTTATTGA
- a CDS encoding PAS domain S-box protein, producing MRWLGSSSLLNVKDRATGGGSRNCSRTVCRAVLSVRSRGNGKAFDLPAGERQALRLKNQIFETIAEGVYLIRARDGVIVYANSKFEMMFGYEEGELIGKHVSVVNAPEEKMSPRDTADEIMKALDETGEWRGEVKNIKKDGTTFWCLAVVSTFEHPEFGSVWISAHTDITERKQAEEALERSYSVLHGVVESPKEVVIFALDRQYRYIAFNNNHHRTMKRIWGVDIALGNSMLDYIRSPEDRKKAVTNFDRALVGESFTVTEAYGDSALERLWYEDIYNPITDENGNVIGLTLFLTDITNRKRIEEALRESEEKFRGVAERSSDIIMLTDDKGRTTYIAPSVEKILGYNPDEVIGKTPGDLVHPDDLGSVYELVRKNMEGNDNSELLVIRIRKKDGSYAIMELFGSPIIKDGIFSGMQVIGRDITERKKAEEELRHQAEVIDQAHDSIITTDLEGMVTSWNKGAERLYGYTQQESLGRNISFIYPDDEQDVLSYDVIAPLREKGSHEVEVRVRRKTGEIFYIHLSLSLLKDQTGTPVGMIGYSLDITARKQAEEALHESRQLLEAVINSITVRVFWKDKNLVYLGCNTPFALDAGFERPEDIIGKDDYAMGWRDQAELYRGDDRNVIETGKVKLLFEEPQTTPTGEKIHLLTSKVPLRDANDEIIGVLGTYLDITARKKMEEEERLTRERFETLVKVSEMRGVSETELSGYVMEAACRMTGSTLAFIGTMIPDESVMDIISWSKSTMQDCRVAASPIHFPIEKAGIWADAVRTRTPKIVNDYATPHPGKKGLPEGHVRITRFLSLPILDDGKVVIVAAVANKPSDYDEADVTRLTLLMQGVWGNLQRRRSEEALRESERKFREIFDNANDAIEIVELLDNGLPGRFLDLNDVACRMVLYTKEEMLQLSPLKIDTDYFSRPFDEIMRELHTSGRATFETEHRRKDGILVPVEINAHKITLLGKTVFLSIVRDITERKKAEAAILQSEQKFRDIFNNTTDAIHIHAIRDDGTPGRFTEVNDVTYRMLGYTKEEMLAKTPLDIATEYHNPPVEKILEAQRTTGTARFETEYRAKDGTIIPVEINTHVVTIQGTKVMLGVVRDITERKKVEALLKQFNEELEQKVKIRTEELNASLDEKVVLLREVHHRVKNNLQILISLLNLQSRTITDPKVIAALKGSTQRIRAMSMVHEKLYTGMDLAHIEFVSYLSSLANSQVSFYGLSPGRIKLEIKGRNIMLDINTAIPLGLVMNELVSNALKHAFPGDRKGTIKIEAREIEGRLEITLADDGVGVPEEFDATTSSTLGLRLVNILVEQLFGTIMLDRTGAGAVYHISIPVKEQ from the coding sequence TTGAGATGGCTGGGTTCATCATCTCTCCTTAATGTAAAAGACCGGGCTACTGGAGGCGGGTCCCGCAATTGTAGCAGAACTGTTTGCCGGGCCGTACTTTCTGTCCGCAGCCGGGGCAATGGGAAAGCGTTTGATCTCCCGGCAGGTGAGCGACAGGCGCTCCGCCTCAAGAACCAGATCTTCGAAACCATTGCAGAAGGTGTTTACCTGATCCGGGCCCGCGATGGCGTGATCGTGTATGCAAATTCCAAATTTGAAATGATGTTCGGTTACGAAGAAGGGGAGTTAATCGGTAAACATGTCTCTGTCGTCAATGCTCCCGAAGAAAAAATGAGCCCCCGGGATACTGCTGATGAGATTATGAAAGCCCTCGATGAAACAGGCGAATGGAGAGGGGAAGTCAAAAACATCAAAAAAGACGGCACGACATTCTGGTGTCTTGCAGTTGTATCCACGTTCGAACATCCCGAATTCGGGAGCGTCTGGATCTCAGCCCATACAGACATCACCGAGCGCAAACAGGCTGAAGAGGCACTGGAGAGGTCATATTCGGTTTTACATGGAGTGGTTGAGAGCCCGAAAGAGGTTGTGATCTTCGCCCTCGACCGGCAGTACCGGTATATTGCGTTTAATAATAACCACCACAGGACGATGAAACGGATCTGGGGAGTTGATATCGCTCTCGGGAACAGCATGCTCGATTACATACGGAGTCCGGAAGACCGGAAAAAGGCAGTTACCAATTTTGATCGCGCACTGGTCGGGGAATCATTCACGGTTACCGAAGCATATGGGGATTCTGCACTCGAACGCCTGTGGTATGAGGATATCTACAACCCGATCACTGATGAGAACGGCAATGTCATCGGACTCACGCTGTTCCTTACCGACATCACGAACCGTAAACGGATAGAAGAGGCCCTGCGGGAGAGCGAGGAGAAGTTCCGTGGCGTTGCCGAACGCAGTTCGGACATCATCATGCTTACGGACGATAAAGGCAGGACGACGTATATCGCCCCATCCGTTGAAAAAATTCTTGGATATAATCCCGATGAAGTCATAGGGAAAACGCCGGGGGATCTCGTACATCCCGATGATCTGGGTTCTGTCTATGAACTTGTCCGGAAAAATATGGAGGGAAACGACAATTCAGAGTTGCTTGTGATACGTATCCGGAAAAAAGACGGCAGTTATGCTATCATGGAATTATTCGGATCCCCGATCATAAAAGATGGCATTTTCTCGGGTATGCAGGTGATTGGAAGGGATATTACCGAGCGTAAAAAGGCGGAAGAGGAACTGCGCCATCAGGCCGAGGTTATCGATCAGGCCCATGATTCCATCATCACTACGGATCTGGAAGGCATGGTGACAAGCTGGAACAAGGGCGCTGAACGGCTGTACGGGTATACCCAACAAGAATCCCTTGGCAGGAATATCTCGTTCATCTACCCGGACGATGAACAGGATGTGCTGAGTTACGATGTCATAGCCCCTCTCAGGGAAAAAGGATCCCATGAGGTTGAAGTACGCGTGCGAAGAAAAACCGGAGAGATCTTTTATATTCACCTCTCCCTCTCGCTTTTAAAGGATCAGACCGGAACGCCTGTCGGCATGATCGGGTACTCGCTGGATATCACCGCCCGCAAGCAGGCGGAGGAAGCGCTGCACGAGTCCCGCCAGCTCCTTGAAGCTGTAATCAACAGCATCACCGTCCGTGTCTTCTGGAAAGATAAAAACCTCGTCTATCTCGGCTGCAATACCCCGTTTGCTCTCGATGCCGGTTTTGAGAGGCCTGAGGACATCATCGGGAAGGACGATTACGCGATGGGCTGGCGGGACCAGGCCGAGCTCTACCGGGGGGACGACCGCAACGTGATCGAGACCGGAAAGGTAAAACTCCTCTTCGAGGAGCCTCAGACGACCCCTACAGGAGAGAAGATCCACCTCCTGACAAGCAAAGTCCCGCTGCGGGATGCCAATGATGAAATTATCGGGGTACTGGGGACGTACCTTGACATCACGGCCCGGAAAAAAATGGAGGAGGAAGAACGGCTGACACGCGAGCGGTTCGAGACACTGGTGAAGGTCTCCGAGATGCGGGGTGTCAGCGAAACGGAGTTATCCGGATATGTCATGGAGGCAGCCTGCCGGATGACCGGGAGCACGCTCGCATTCATCGGGACAATGATACCGGACGAATCAGTGATGGATATCATCTCGTGGTCGAAGTCAACCATGCAGGACTGCAGGGTTGCTGCATCCCCCATCCATTTCCCCATTGAAAAAGCCGGCATCTGGGCGGATGCCGTTCGGACACGCACGCCGAAAATTGTCAATGATTATGCTACCCCCCATCCCGGCAAGAAAGGACTGCCGGAAGGGCATGTCAGGATCACGCGGTTCCTCTCGCTCCCGATACTTGATGACGGGAAGGTCGTGATAGTTGCAGCGGTTGCCAACAAGCCGTCAGATTACGACGAAGCCGATGTGACCCGTCTGACGCTCCTGATGCAGGGGGTGTGGGGAAATCTCCAGAGACGGAGATCGGAAGAAGCCCTGCGGGAGAGCGAGCGGAAATTCCGTGAAATATTTGACAATGCAAACGATGCGATTGAGATCGTGGAGCTTCTGGACAACGGGCTTCCCGGCAGGTTTCTCGATCTTAATGATGTTGCCTGCCGGATGGTTCTTTACACCAAGGAAGAAATGCTCCAGCTCAGCCCACTTAAAATCGACACGGATTACTTTAGCCGGCCCTTCGATGAAATAATGCGGGAATTACATACCTCCGGTCGTGCAACATTTGAGACAGAACACCGGAGAAAAGACGGGATACTTGTTCCGGTTGAGATCAATGCTCACAAAATTACCCTTCTTGGAAAAACAGTGTTCCTGTCAATTGTACGGGACATCACAGAACGGAAAAAAGCAGAAGCCGCGATCCTGCAGAGCGAGCAGAAGTTCCGCGATATATTCAACAATACCACCGATGCGATCCACATCCACGCGATCAGGGATGACGGGACACCCGGCAGATTCACTGAGGTCAACGATGTCACTTACCGGATGCTGGGATATACCAAGGAAGAGATGCTTGCAAAAACCCCGCTCGATATCGCTACGGAATACCATAACCCGCCTGTTGAAAAAATCCTTGAAGCACAACGAACAACCGGCACTGCACGATTCGAGACTGAGTACCGGGCCAAGGACGGCACTATCATCCCTGTAGAAATCAACACCCATGTCGTTACTATCCAGGGAACGAAGGTGATGCTCGGGGTTGTCCGGGATATCACGGAACGGAAGAAAGTCGAAGCTCTGCTGAAACAGTTCAACGAGGAACTCGAACAGAAAGTGAAGATCCGGACTGAAGAGCTGAACGCATCGCTTGACGAGAAGGTCGTTCTCCTGCGGGAAGTCCACCACCGGGTGAAAAACAACCTCCAGATCCTCATCTCGCTTTTAAACCTGCAGTCCCGCACGATCACCGACCCGAAGGTCATTGCAGCGTTAAAGGGGAGCACCCAGCGCATCCGGGCGATGTCGATGGTGCACGAGAAGCTGTACACAGGGATGGACCTTGCCCACATCGAGTTTGTCAGTTACCTATCCTCGCTTGCCAACTCGCAGGTTTCGTTCTACGGCTTGAGCCCGGGCAGGATAAAACTCGAAATCAAAGGCCGGAATATCATGCTGGACATCAACACCGCCATCCCGCTGGGGCTCGTCATGAACGAGCTGGTGAGTAACGCGTTAAAACATGCATTCCCCGGTGACCGGAAAGGCACAATAAAGATCGAGGCACGGGAGATAGAAGGCCGGCTCGAGATTACCCTCGCCGATGACGGTGTCGGAGTGCCGGAAGAATTTGATGCTACGACCTCATCCACGCTGGGCCTGCGGCTGGTTAATATCCTTGTTGAGCAGCTTTTCGGCACGATCATGCTTGACCGGACCGGAGCAGGGGCAGTTTACCATATCAGTATCCCGGTGAAGGAGCAGTGA